The following proteins come from a genomic window of Legionella cherrii:
- a CDS encoding scabin-related ADP-ribosyltransferase codes for MFKEHLSSPYKSEVAGQKKFLSDLGKIADSKTQTEVSKLETEEKGVKEKLSTFKMFVGLSRNHITQDFYEALAQLKDLDKLPDNEQNILINEVKNKLLNIIQERKSVDFKSPPLVTDILHEEQQDRLLRSQLKFNAAEERTIAYIYSDTPPSQVFKQGFKSNGFGRVLFEGILGRSVNKESSMYIISRNHLDLKKAQKHKYVYVVDVFSSALINTDGFSENRDPNLSLIPRAVEPSEVVGFFQVTGEEKPQIGHVEQNKEYKKLVVPGEQLLFRADSRHHSGDPSKDLALNNFKEGLMKPEPSNIFKSGIKPWSKYSDDYEGHIDKRTPTIFISSTDDIERALKFPEEVKANEKRYIYVMYKPERTIQSKDLYANSQHAMSDSEYLVPGGISGEHIIGMYTYENGKFTSFDPNPNCTVNIGSSPEAFLEERGLPIPEDMENTEEKHSKFEL; via the coding sequence ATGTTCAAAGAGCATTTGAGTAGCCCTTATAAAAGCGAGGTAGCAGGACAGAAAAAATTCTTAAGTGATTTAGGAAAAATAGCAGATAGTAAAACACAGACCGAAGTGAGTAAATTAGAGACCGAAGAAAAAGGTGTCAAGGAAAAATTGAGTACTTTTAAAATGTTCGTGGGTCTTTCAAGAAATCATATTACACAAGATTTTTATGAAGCGCTTGCTCAATTAAAAGATTTAGATAAACTTCCTGATAATGAACAAAATATCTTGATCAATGAGGTTAAAAATAAATTATTAAATATAATTCAGGAAAGGAAGAGTGTTGATTTCAAATCTCCACCCTTAGTGACAGATATATTGCACGAAGAACAACAGGATCGATTGTTAAGGTCACAATTAAAGTTCAATGCTGCTGAAGAAAGAACAATAGCCTATATTTACAGTGATACCCCCCCATCACAAGTGTTTAAGCAAGGATTTAAGTCAAATGGATTTGGTCGAGTACTATTTGAAGGAATATTGGGAAGGTCTGTTAATAAAGAATCAAGCATGTATATCATCTCTCGAAATCACTTGGATTTAAAAAAAGCCCAGAAACATAAATATGTTTATGTAGTAGATGTTTTTTCTTCAGCATTAATAAATACGGATGGTTTCTCGGAAAACCGTGATCCCAATCTGAGTTTGATACCGCGTGCGGTTGAGCCTAGCGAAGTCGTTGGTTTTTTCCAAGTAACTGGTGAGGAAAAACCTCAAATTGGACATGTGGAACAGAACAAAGAGTATAAAAAATTAGTGGTTCCAGGTGAACAGCTTCTATTTCGAGCGGATAGCCGTCATCATTCTGGTGATCCTTCCAAAGACTTAGCATTGAATAATTTTAAAGAAGGCTTGATGAAGCCCGAACCAAGCAATATATTTAAGTCTGGGATCAAACCATGGTCGAAATATTCTGATGATTACGAAGGACATATTGATAAACGAACACCAACCATTTTTATTTCTAGCACTGATGACATTGAGCGGGCACTAAAATTTCCGGAGGAGGTGAAAGCAAATGAAAAGCGTTATATTTATGTAATGTATAAACCAGAACGAACAATTCAATCAAAAGACCTATATGCAAATAGTCAACATGCAATGAGTGATAGTGAATATTTAGTTCCAGGCGGTATTTCAGGTGAACATATAATCGGTATGTATACTTATGAAAATGGTAAATTCACTTCTTTTGATCCCAATCCTAATTGTACGGTAAATATTGGGAGTAGTCCTGAAGCTTTTTTGGAGGAGCGTGGTTTACCCATACCTGAAGATATGGAGAACACAGAGGAAAAGCATTCAAAATTCGAGCTTTAG
- a CDS encoding DUF6969 family protein — protein MITHSDFTLPELSKWHKNIYLNYAKQILESQQMMTTNKGKNILHYALNKKRRFERMSHYPKGDRIDHKTGAQYFYHCHRENYESTEHGHFHCFLRYKQIPKSIKPAPLADWDRYIDNPMTHLVAIGMNQLGQPIRLFTVNRWVTSEIWYPADHSARLLKRYKMSLQDDPYWQVLDKWVEGILHLFKPQILWLHQERDKKIRQHQETSSVENPYMDYELEELSEIPIDLKQQIEWILR, from the coding sequence ATGATTACCCATTCAGATTTTACCTTACCCGAACTAAGTAAGTGGCATAAGAATATTTATTTGAATTACGCCAAACAAATTTTAGAATCACAACAAATGATGACGACCAATAAGGGTAAAAACATTCTTCATTACGCCTTAAATAAAAAACGTCGTTTTGAACGAATGAGTCATTATCCTAAGGGAGATCGTATCGATCATAAAACGGGGGCTCAATATTTTTATCACTGCCATAGAGAAAACTATGAAAGTACTGAGCACGGTCATTTTCATTGTTTTTTACGGTACAAACAGATTCCTAAAAGTATCAAACCCGCACCTTTAGCCGATTGGGACAGATATATTGATAATCCAATGACTCATTTAGTCGCTATTGGTATGAATCAATTAGGACAACCCATACGTTTGTTCACTGTTAATCGCTGGGTAACCTCCGAAATTTGGTATCCTGCTGATCACAGTGCACGTTTACTTAAACGCTACAAAATGAGCTTACAGGATGATCCCTATTGGCAAGTACTGGACAAATGGGTTGAAGGGATACTTCATTTATTTAAGCCGCAGATTTTATGGTTACACCAAGAGCGCGATAAGAAAATTCGGCAGCATCAAGAGACGAGTTCAGTTGAAAATCCTTATATGGATTACGAACTTGAGGAGCTTTCCGAAATTCCCATTGATTTAAAGCAACAAATTGAGTGGATTCTGCGATAG
- a CDS encoding SDR family NAD(P)-dependent oxidoreductase, giving the protein MKQRIILITGCSSGIGFDAVFALKKRGHRVIGSCRKKEDVQKLLDMGIEAVLLDVSDSSSIQSAFTEVLALTKGRLDVLINNAGYGQAGALEDISRDVLRAQFETNVFGLLELTNLAIPVMRQQGYGRIINLSSILGIISLPFRGAYNASKYALEGISDTLRLELKSSGIDVITIEPGPIESHFRDNSVDKSLSHINVQNSYFSKQYEKMLTSYKQKKSDSIFTRKPDAVISKFIHAIESKRPRIKYPVTFPAHLMIFLKWILSARMLDKFFLLVSKKELS; this is encoded by the coding sequence ATGAAGCAAAGAATAATTTTAATTACTGGTTGCTCCAGTGGTATAGGCTTTGATGCTGTTTTTGCTCTGAAAAAAAGAGGGCATAGAGTGATAGGCTCGTGCAGAAAAAAAGAGGATGTCCAAAAATTATTGGATATGGGAATAGAAGCGGTTCTACTGGATGTATCCGATTCATCTTCAATTCAAAGTGCGTTTACTGAAGTTCTCGCTCTAACAAAAGGACGTTTAGATGTTTTAATCAACAATGCAGGTTATGGTCAAGCAGGGGCTCTAGAAGATATTTCACGCGATGTATTACGTGCACAATTTGAAACCAATGTTTTTGGCTTACTCGAGCTTACAAATCTTGCCATTCCAGTAATGCGTCAGCAGGGGTATGGTCGTATTATCAATTTAAGTTCAATTTTAGGTATTATTAGTTTGCCTTTTCGTGGTGCTTATAATGCCTCCAAATATGCCTTAGAGGGGATTAGTGATACGTTAAGGCTTGAATTGAAATCATCAGGTATTGATGTCATTACAATAGAGCCAGGTCCAATAGAAAGCCATTTTCGAGATAACAGTGTTGATAAATCATTGAGTCATATCAATGTACAAAATAGTTATTTCTCCAAACAATATGAAAAAATGCTGACAAGTTATAAACAAAAAAAATCGGACTCTATTTTTACTCGAAAACCCGATGCAGTAATTAGTAAATTTATTCATGCAATTGAATCTAAAAGACCTAGGATCAAGTATCCAGTAACATTTCCAGCTCATCTCATGATTTTTCTTAAATGGATTTTAAGTGCAAGAATGTTGGATAAATTTTTTTTATTAGTTTCGAAAAAAGAGCTATCCTGA
- a CDS encoding flagellar hook-length control protein FliK — MTDLNNVLSNLPGVADFFSNDESCETAITGEILAASVGTYQNDTQNPLPTIDFNNPNAFILLLTHVVEKISNYQENPSTPEELQLPPSETIHSESEELSEDKSEEQALSEMENNVAVSWINSHYYRQEIEINQSNAEQKDNPIDLLNSASLTEQDDEKTSPGLVQVIENQTLHDEMGFRKNVLSEEIKQQEIHDKNFQEQQPSLAEVKDNPLNDIDQILNADFDLYFKNTIVQSVEPVKDRIDAPSIPLTHLKNMELMASNLPLESEFNYLENPVELKKMEEFLSFQPLIKEKEETSSLPISTPTSENPVGTEFQPIVPTLTNEVRVDVPREIENRVAILERAPQSLTIPMEIDKPEWAKQFSEHIIWLGQQEIKSAVIKIHPEDLGPLEINIKVVNDSATVNIITHNDHIRDIVDQSLPRLQAMMAEQGLNLSEVQIDSEANPRQFSQQNNRDQEQLTQPFEEEVGITPLRSKERLKGLVDYFA; from the coding sequence ATGACCGACTTGAATAATGTACTATCGAATCTACCTGGCGTTGCTGACTTTTTCTCTAACGATGAGTCATGTGAAACTGCCATAACTGGCGAAATATTGGCAGCATCAGTAGGAACATATCAAAATGATACTCAAAATCCTCTGCCAACCATCGATTTCAACAATCCGAATGCTTTTATTTTATTATTGACACATGTTGTAGAAAAGATATCGAATTATCAGGAAAATCCTTCAACTCCAGAAGAACTTCAGCTGCCTCCATCAGAAACAATTCATTCAGAATCTGAAGAGCTTTCCGAAGATAAAAGTGAAGAGCAAGCACTAAGTGAAATGGAAAATAATGTTGCTGTTTCCTGGATTAATTCTCACTATTATCGGCAGGAAATTGAAATAAATCAGAGCAATGCAGAGCAGAAAGATAATCCAATTGATTTGTTAAATAGCGCATCACTTACAGAGCAAGATGATGAAAAAACTTCACCTGGGTTAGTACAAGTTATAGAAAATCAAACACTACATGATGAAATGGGTTTTAGAAAAAATGTTTTGTCCGAAGAGATAAAACAACAAGAGATACATGATAAAAATTTCCAAGAACAACAACCCAGTTTGGCCGAAGTTAAGGATAATCCCCTTAATGATATCGATCAGATTTTAAATGCCGACTTTGATCTCTATTTTAAAAATACAATAGTACAGTCTGTAGAACCAGTTAAAGACAGAATAGATGCTCCAAGTATTCCGCTAACTCATCTTAAAAATATGGAGTTAATGGCATCAAATTTACCGTTAGAATCTGAATTCAACTATTTAGAAAACCCAGTAGAACTAAAAAAGATGGAAGAATTCCTTTCATTTCAACCACTAATCAAAGAAAAGGAAGAAACATCATCTCTTCCCATATCGACACCGACAAGTGAAAATCCTGTTGGGACGGAATTCCAACCCATTGTTCCTACATTAACAAATGAAGTACGAGTTGATGTACCAAGGGAAATAGAAAACAGGGTAGCCATTTTAGAGCGGGCACCTCAATCATTAACGATACCCATGGAAATAGATAAACCTGAATGGGCAAAACAATTTTCCGAGCATATTATTTGGCTTGGTCAACAAGAAATTAAGAGTGCTGTAATTAAAATACATCCTGAAGATTTAGGACCGCTAGAAATTAATATTAAGGTGGTAAATGATTCAGCTACTGTAAATATAATCACCCATAATGATCATATTCGAGACATTGTTGATCAATCATTACCGAGATTACAGGCGATGATGGCTGAGCAAGGTTTAAATTTATCTGAGGTGCAAATTGATTCTGAAGCCAATCCTCGTCAGTTTTCTCAGCAAAATAATAGAGACCAAGAGCAACTAACTCAACCATTTGAAGAGGAAGTTGGAATAACCCCCTTAAGAAGTAAAGAAAGACTTAAGGGATTAGTCGATTATTTTGCCTAA
- the acnA gene encoding aconitate hydratase AcnA produces the protein MKVGRDSLSTKSQLHVDGKTYHYYSLKEVEQKNFKGISRLPYSLKVLLENLLRFEDDNTVTTKDIKAIADWLNNKTSQHEIAFRPARVLMQDFTGVPAVVDLAAMRNAIAQMGGNPDKIAPLSPVDLVIDHSVMVDKFGSTDALTVNTEIEMKRNNERYEFLRWGQKAFDNFQVVPPGTGICHQVNLEYLGKTVWSSSDNGTLYAYPDTLVGTDSHTTMINGLGVLGWGVGGIEAEAAMLGQPVSMLIPEVIGFKLHGKMKEGITATDLVLTVTQMLRKKGVVGKFVEFYGPGLSDLPLADRATISNMAPEYGATCGFFPVDKETIRYLELTGRDKHTVALVEAYAKAQGMWYEKDSEDPIFTDTLELDLSTIVPSLAGPKRPQDKVTLSTLPIEFNTFLKEAGKEQEKDSSFAVKNHDFKMKHGHVVIAAITSCTNTSNPSVLMAAGLLAKKAIEKGLQRKPWVKSSLAPGSKVVTDYLKQAGLQSYLDQLGFNLVGYGCTTCIGNSGPLPDAISHSVSDNDLVVSAVLSGNRNFEGRVHPQVRANWLASPPLVVAYALCGTTTIDLSKDPIGKDNKGNDVYLKDIWPSNAEIAAEVSKVTGGMFRKEYAEVFLGDEHWQAIKTGSGKTYEWDAHSTYIQHPPFFDNLKIKPEPIKPIKQAYILALFGDSITTDHISPAGSIKANSPAGLYLKSKGVDEKEFNSYGSRRGNHEVMMRGTFANIRIRNEMTPGQEGGITHYIPSGEVMPIYDAAMLYQKEHHDLVVIAGKEYGTGSSRDWAAKGTNLLGVKAVITESFERIHRSNLIGMGVLPLQFCDGMTRKTLELKGDERISIDVSDSLKPGSMVPVTIERTNGQVEQIKALCRIDTADELEYYKNGGILQYVLRNLCA, from the coding sequence ATGAAAGTAGGTCGTGACAGCTTATCAACAAAATCTCAATTGCATGTAGATGGAAAAACATATCATTATTACAGCCTTAAAGAAGTCGAACAAAAAAACTTCAAGGGAATAAGTCGACTTCCCTATTCGCTTAAAGTCCTTCTTGAAAATTTATTACGTTTTGAGGACGATAACACAGTAACAACTAAAGATATTAAAGCGATCGCAGACTGGCTAAACAATAAAACTTCCCAACACGAGATTGCCTTTAGACCTGCGCGTGTATTGATGCAGGATTTTACAGGAGTTCCAGCGGTAGTTGATTTAGCAGCAATGCGCAATGCAATCGCTCAAATGGGTGGAAACCCTGATAAAATCGCTCCTTTATCACCTGTTGATTTAGTGATTGATCACTCAGTGATGGTTGACAAATTTGGAAGCACCGATGCGTTGACAGTGAATACCGAAATTGAGATGAAGCGAAATAACGAACGCTATGAATTTTTACGCTGGGGTCAAAAAGCTTTTGATAATTTTCAAGTCGTGCCACCTGGAACAGGTATTTGTCACCAAGTCAATCTTGAGTACTTGGGAAAAACCGTATGGAGCAGTAGCGACAACGGTACTTTATATGCCTATCCAGATACTCTAGTTGGCACAGACTCTCATACAACGATGATTAATGGTCTAGGTGTACTGGGATGGGGAGTTGGTGGTATTGAGGCAGAAGCAGCGATGTTGGGTCAACCTGTCTCCATGTTGATTCCTGAAGTGATTGGCTTCAAATTGCATGGCAAGATGAAAGAAGGCATTACCGCAACTGACCTGGTACTTACTGTAACCCAGATGCTTAGGAAAAAAGGCGTTGTAGGTAAATTTGTTGAATTTTATGGCCCCGGTTTGAGCGATTTACCGCTTGCTGATCGCGCCACAATCTCTAATATGGCACCTGAATATGGGGCTACCTGTGGATTTTTCCCTGTCGACAAAGAAACAATACGCTATCTTGAACTAACTGGACGTGATAAACACACCGTTGCCTTGGTTGAAGCTTATGCTAAAGCGCAAGGAATGTGGTATGAAAAAGATAGTGAAGATCCTATATTCACTGACACTTTAGAACTTGATTTAAGTACCATTGTACCCTCATTAGCTGGTCCTAAACGCCCTCAAGATAAAGTCACTCTAAGCACTTTACCTATTGAGTTTAATACGTTCCTCAAAGAAGCAGGAAAAGAACAAGAAAAAGATTCTTCATTTGCAGTTAAAAATCATGATTTTAAAATGAAACACGGACATGTAGTTATTGCTGCGATAACCAGTTGCACGAACACATCGAATCCGAGCGTCCTTATGGCTGCAGGCTTATTGGCAAAAAAAGCAATTGAAAAAGGGTTACAGCGCAAGCCTTGGGTAAAATCTTCTTTAGCCCCTGGTTCAAAAGTAGTAACAGATTATCTCAAACAAGCCGGGTTACAATCTTATTTAGATCAATTAGGGTTTAATTTGGTGGGCTACGGTTGTACTACATGTATTGGTAATTCTGGCCCGCTGCCTGATGCAATTTCTCACAGCGTTAGTGATAATGATCTCGTTGTTTCTGCTGTTTTATCAGGAAACCGTAATTTTGAAGGACGTGTACATCCTCAAGTTAGAGCAAACTGGTTGGCTTCACCTCCGCTAGTAGTTGCTTATGCGCTTTGCGGCACCACGACCATTGATTTAAGCAAAGATCCCATAGGTAAAGACAATAAGGGCAATGATGTATATTTGAAGGATATTTGGCCTTCTAACGCCGAAATTGCAGCTGAAGTATCTAAAGTAACGGGGGGAATGTTCCGCAAAGAATATGCAGAAGTATTCCTTGGTGATGAACACTGGCAAGCGATTAAAACAGGCAGTGGAAAAACTTATGAATGGGACGCTCATTCAACCTACATTCAGCATCCACCGTTTTTTGATAACTTAAAAATAAAGCCTGAGCCGATTAAGCCGATTAAACAAGCGTATATTCTTGCTTTATTTGGTGACTCGATTACCACGGATCACATCTCTCCAGCAGGTTCTATTAAGGCGAACTCTCCTGCAGGCCTTTATTTAAAATCCAAAGGAGTTGATGAAAAAGAATTTAACTCTTATGGCTCTCGCCGCGGGAACCATGAAGTGATGATGCGAGGCACTTTTGCTAATATCCGTATCCGTAATGAAATGACTCCAGGCCAAGAAGGCGGTATCACACATTATATTCCTTCAGGTGAGGTAATGCCCATTTATGATGCAGCAATGCTTTATCAAAAGGAACATCATGATCTTGTGGTCATTGCAGGTAAAGAATACGGTACCGGATCTTCAAGAGACTGGGCGGCAAAAGGAACCAATTTACTTGGCGTCAAAGCAGTGATTACTGAAAGTTTTGAACGCATTCACCGTTCCAATTTAATTGGCATGGGGGTCTTACCATTACAGTTTTGTGATGGGATGACGCGTAAGACATTGGAGTTAAAGGGAGATGAGCGCATTAGTATTGATGTATCCGATTCTTTAAAACCTGGCTCCATGGTTCCAGTCACCATTGAACGAACCAATGGTCAAGTCGAACAAATAAAAGCATTATGCCGAATCGATACTGCAGACGAATTAGAATATTATAAAAATGGTGGTATTCTGCAATACGTTCTCAGAAATCTGTGTGCTTGA
- a CDS encoding APC family permease, protein MNQPKKVLSVFSLVMINVIAVDSLRTLPISAKLGLTLVSYYVVAAFAFFIPVSLVAAELATTYPETGGIYVWVREAFGKRAAFITIWLQWIYNVVWYPTILAFIAATLSYLIAPELGNNKYYLLGTVLVLFWLFTILNCFGMKISSIVSTIGATIGTIFPMLFIIFLAILWAVQGKPMVVGYPTAWLPDFSSLGNLSLFAVVLFGLLGMEMSAVHAEEVKNPQRDYPKALFYSTILVISTLSLGSIAIMVVVPNESLSVVSGLIDAYAVFFNSYNMPWMTSIIAILIILGGLSGVSAWIIGPTKGLMVSARDGSLPVQFAHTNKYGAPTTILFAQAVIFTILSTAFILLDSINAAYWMLSDLCAQMALLVYVFMFAAAIKLRYSKPNLHRGYTVPGGNAFMWLLCIMGILCCLTAIVIGFVPPTQIPVGNVYIFESFLIGGLILFVLIPWFLAKKH, encoded by the coding sequence ATGAATCAACCTAAAAAGGTTCTTAGCGTTTTTTCTTTGGTAATGATCAACGTCATTGCTGTGGATAGCTTACGAACTTTGCCTATTAGTGCCAAACTCGGCCTTACACTAGTCTCTTATTATGTTGTTGCCGCATTTGCCTTTTTTATTCCTGTCTCTTTAGTGGCAGCTGAATTAGCCACCACCTATCCTGAAACAGGAGGAATTTACGTATGGGTTCGAGAAGCATTCGGCAAACGCGCAGCGTTTATTACGATTTGGCTTCAATGGATATATAATGTCGTTTGGTACCCAACCATACTTGCTTTTATCGCAGCCACCCTATCCTACTTAATTGCCCCCGAATTGGGAAATAACAAGTATTATTTGTTAGGCACAGTACTTGTTCTGTTTTGGTTGTTCACAATACTGAATTGTTTTGGAATGAAAATATCAAGCATAGTGAGCACTATTGGCGCAACAATAGGAACTATATTTCCGATGCTTTTTATTATTTTCTTGGCAATTCTTTGGGCAGTTCAAGGAAAACCTATGGTTGTGGGCTATCCCACCGCATGGTTACCTGACTTCAGTTCTTTGGGTAATTTATCATTATTTGCCGTGGTTTTATTTGGTCTACTTGGTATGGAGATGTCAGCCGTTCATGCTGAAGAAGTAAAAAATCCCCAACGCGATTATCCAAAAGCACTTTTTTATTCAACTATTTTAGTCATTTCTACCCTTTCCCTGGGCTCAATAGCCATTATGGTTGTAGTCCCTAATGAAAGTTTAAGTGTTGTATCTGGACTTATTGATGCTTATGCAGTTTTTTTTAATTCCTATAACATGCCCTGGATGACCTCAATTATTGCTATTTTAATTATTTTAGGTGGCCTCAGTGGCGTTTCAGCATGGATTATTGGCCCCACAAAAGGGTTAATGGTTTCAGCGCGTGACGGCTCTTTACCTGTTCAATTCGCCCATACCAATAAATATGGCGCGCCGACAACTATTCTCTTTGCACAAGCTGTTATTTTTACCATTTTAAGTACTGCTTTTATTTTGTTGGATTCAATTAATGCAGCATACTGGATGTTAAGTGATCTGTGTGCTCAAATGGCTTTATTAGTATATGTCTTTATGTTTGCTGCAGCCATTAAATTAAGGTACAGCAAACCCAACCTACATCGTGGTTACACTGTCCCAGGTGGTAATGCATTCATGTGGTTATTATGTATTATGGGGATTCTCTGTTGCCTTACAGCAATAGTTATTGGTTTTGTACCTCCGACACAAATACCTGTTGGCAATGTATACATATTTGAATCATTTTTAATCGGTGGGTTAATTTTATTCGTATTAATTCCTTGGTTTCTTGCTAAAAAGCATTAG
- a CDS encoding alpha/beta fold hydrolase translates to MNKLFFVSRFILISIFFILNNTLFATTIAFPDTNHFISYNDVGVGKPLVLIHAFPTDQRIWQAQQEGLKANFRVITLDLWGFGQSSSVDGHAIPMSEYAHEIQELLDYLKIDKAIIGGESMGGYIALAFLDKYPNRVLGLVLANTQSEADSPETKAAREKAALEVLENGMDKWIDGFMVKALSSNVSLEIKTYLYHILSLQKSTAAASALRGMALRNSTSSLLATTTLPILIITGEMDQVIPPQQSIDMHSLAQNSQLIILPNTGHLSNLEQPKQWNQAVIDFFA, encoded by the coding sequence ATGAACAAGCTGTTCTTTGTATCCCGCTTTATTTTAATTTCTATTTTTTTTATTTTGAATAATACTTTGTTCGCAACAACCATAGCTTTTCCTGATACAAATCATTTTATTTCTTATAATGACGTGGGAGTGGGAAAGCCACTTGTATTAATTCATGCATTTCCCACCGATCAACGAATATGGCAGGCTCAACAAGAGGGGCTTAAAGCGAATTTTCGCGTAATTACATTGGATCTATGGGGATTTGGCCAATCATCGAGTGTCGATGGACATGCAATTCCTATGTCAGAATATGCTCATGAAATACAAGAATTATTAGATTACTTAAAAATTGATAAAGCGATCATTGGTGGGGAATCCATGGGGGGATACATAGCTCTGGCCTTTTTAGATAAATATCCAAATCGAGTATTGGGATTGGTACTTGCCAATACCCAATCTGAGGCAGATAGCCCAGAAACAAAAGCGGCTCGTGAAAAAGCTGCTCTTGAGGTTCTTGAAAATGGAATGGATAAATGGATCGATGGATTTATGGTAAAAGCACTTTCTTCTAACGTTTCGCTGGAAATAAAAACCTACCTTTATCATATATTAAGCTTGCAAAAATCAACAGCTGCAGCATCTGCTTTGCGCGGGATGGCACTCCGTAACTCCACCTCATCCCTACTCGCAACGACAACGTTGCCTATTTTAATTATTACAGGCGAAATGGATCAAGTAATTCCACCCCAACAAAGTATCGATATGCATTCACTTGCCCAAAATAGTCAATTAATTATTTTGCCGAATACAGGTCATTTATCTAATTTGGAGCAACCGAAACAGTGGAACCAAGCGGTTATTGATTTCTTTGCATAA